A section of the Gloeobacter violaceus PCC 7421 genome encodes:
- a CDS encoding branched-chain amino acid ABC transporter permease: protein MAQLPIRQTIFQWSERLPAPLRRYGLLGVGLLIPALMLLTSQPSYLANVAVTVAVYMVLAMGLNIVVGLAGLLDLGYIAFFAVGAYTYAIGAPHGLSFWLALPVAALLAAGFGVLLGAPTLPLRGDYLAIVTLGFGEIIRISLNNLDWLTRGPAGISGVPAPVIPWIGAKGFTWLTLYQPLQLYFIALAFVAFVYWMTSRLKQSRVGRAWVAIREDEIAAAAMGVDTVKLKLLAFATGAALAGMVGVLFAVQLTYVSPDSFTLIESVMVVSMVVLGGMGSVPGVALGALILIVLPEALRGFSEYRLLLFGAAMILVMLIRPQGLLGERQGVPPRPTGAGLEDETPLEVEKRDLPV, encoded by the coding sequence GTGGCACAGCTTCCCATTCGGCAAACGATTTTTCAGTGGAGCGAACGCCTGCCGGCACCGCTCAGGCGCTACGGGCTTTTGGGTGTGGGCCTGCTCATCCCGGCATTGATGCTGCTCACTTCCCAGCCGAGCTACCTGGCCAATGTCGCGGTGACCGTGGCGGTTTACATGGTGCTGGCCATGGGGCTCAACATCGTGGTCGGCCTGGCGGGCCTGTTGGATCTGGGCTACATCGCCTTTTTCGCGGTGGGCGCCTATACCTACGCCATCGGGGCGCCCCATGGCCTCAGCTTCTGGCTCGCCCTGCCGGTGGCTGCACTGCTTGCCGCCGGTTTCGGGGTGCTTCTGGGGGCACCGACTTTGCCCTTGCGCGGCGACTACCTGGCCATCGTCACCCTCGGTTTCGGCGAAATCATCCGCATCTCGCTCAACAACCTCGACTGGCTCACCCGCGGTCCGGCGGGCATCAGCGGTGTACCCGCACCCGTGATCCCCTGGATAGGCGCCAAAGGCTTCACCTGGCTCACGCTCTATCAGCCGCTGCAACTCTATTTCATCGCGCTTGCCTTCGTCGCCTTTGTCTACTGGATGACCAGCCGCCTGAAGCAGTCGCGCGTCGGCCGCGCCTGGGTAGCCATCCGCGAGGATGAGATTGCCGCCGCCGCCATGGGCGTCGACACCGTCAAGCTCAAGCTCCTGGCCTTCGCCACCGGGGCGGCCCTGGCCGGCATGGTCGGGGTGCTCTTTGCCGTGCAGCTCACCTATGTCTCCCCCGACAGCTTCACCCTGATCGAATCGGTGATGGTCGTCTCGATGGTGGTCCTGGGAGGGATGGGATCGGTGCCCGGGGTGGCCCTTGGGGCTTTGATCCTAATTGTCCTGCCGGAGGCGCTCCGGGGCTTTTCCGAGTACCGGCTGCTGTTATTTGGCGCGGCGATGATCCTGGTGATGCTCATCCGTCCCCAGGGATTATTGGGCGAGCGGCAGGGCGTGCCGCCCCGGCCTACAGGAGCCGGTCTTGAAGACGAAACGCCGCTCGAAGTCGAAAAGCGCGACCTGCCGGTGTAA
- a CDS encoding glutathione S-transferase family protein — protein MLKLYEYPPSGNCYKIRLLLAQLGIPVERVTVDILKGESRTPAYLQLNPNGRVPLLVLDTGETLTESNAVLCYLAEGTPYWPAGRLERARVLEWMFFEQYEHEPNIATSRFWIAYLQKAEAFAEALAQKQQKGHAALGVMENHLARHDFLAAGRYTVADIALYAYTHVAEEGNFSLANYPAVRSWLARVAAQAGHIPITA, from the coding sequence ATGCTGAAACTTTACGAGTACCCGCCCTCGGGCAACTGCTACAAAATCCGGCTATTGCTGGCCCAACTTGGCATCCCGGTCGAGCGCGTCACCGTCGATATCCTCAAAGGCGAAAGCCGCACCCCCGCCTACTTGCAGCTCAACCCCAACGGCAGGGTGCCGCTATTGGTGCTCGACACGGGCGAAACACTCACCGAGTCGAACGCCGTGCTGTGTTATCTGGCGGAGGGCACGCCCTACTGGCCCGCAGGACGCCTGGAACGCGCCCGGGTGCTGGAGTGGATGTTCTTCGAGCAGTACGAGCACGAACCGAACATCGCTACCTCCCGCTTCTGGATCGCCTACTTGCAAAAAGCCGAAGCGTTCGCCGAGGCACTTGCCCAGAAGCAGCAAAAGGGACACGCGGCCCTCGGTGTCATGGAAAATCACCTGGCGCGGCACGATTTTCTGGCGGCGGGGCGCTACACGGTGGCTGACATCGCTCTGTACGCCTATACCCACGTGGCGGAGGAAGGGAATTTCAGCCTCGCGAACTATCCGGCCGTCCGCTCGTGGCTTGCGCGGGTTGCGGCTCAAGCGGGCCATATCCCAATCACCGCGTGA
- a CDS encoding trypsin-like serine peptidase, whose amino-acid sequence MLRDYLANRVVYSCAATCLVAGLLMGQYSAAFAQEAIENKALELYGTDAELSKYWTPERLRNAKPMPLPAQSQNSEINRDRDEEETKPSATQTPASGEGKPPSEAIRSEKGQKLFAPDKSSAIDSSTQPVPQDVGNGGAYFTSSQLVPLSADAFYPYSTVGKFFFTKPGVGDFVCSASVLRPRVILTAGHCIHSGNGSVQGYYQNFLFVPSYNNGFAPYGVWNWAYANTTSSWYFGGGSFPNAADFAMLQAADNPAFGTLTLGSITGYLGYQTLSLLPNHAISLGYPGTFDSGLLMHQVTSGSYRTNVPNSVEYGSDMTGGSSGGPWIQNFGFSSSGQFGGLNAGRNRVIGVTSYGYVDPTILLQGSSVPDSQFLDLLNNVCLNRPGNC is encoded by the coding sequence ATGCTTCGCGACTATTTAGCAAATCGTGTGGTGTATTCATGCGCCGCTACTTGCCTGGTAGCAGGGTTGCTGATGGGACAGTATTCGGCAGCATTCGCTCAAGAAGCAATTGAGAATAAAGCGCTTGAGCTCTATGGCACGGATGCCGAGTTGTCCAAATACTGGACGCCTGAACGGTTGCGCAATGCCAAGCCCATGCCTTTGCCAGCCCAATCGCAAAATAGTGAGATTAACCGCGATCGAGATGAGGAAGAAACTAAACCCTCGGCCACGCAAACACCCGCCTCCGGCGAGGGCAAGCCACCCTCCGAAGCTATCCGTTCTGAGAAGGGCCAAAAGCTGTTTGCACCCGACAAATCTTCCGCGATAGATAGCTCCACCCAGCCTGTGCCTCAAGACGTTGGTAATGGAGGCGCTTATTTTACCAGTTCACAACTGGTTCCTTTGTCGGCGGATGCGTTCTACCCTTACTCGACAGTGGGCAAATTCTTCTTCACCAAACCCGGTGTGGGAGACTTTGTTTGCTCAGCTTCGGTGCTCAGGCCGCGCGTGATCTTGACCGCAGGGCATTGTATTCACAGTGGAAATGGCTCCGTACAGGGTTACTACCAGAACTTTCTTTTTGTTCCTTCTTACAACAATGGATTTGCCCCCTACGGAGTCTGGAACTGGGCCTATGCCAACACGACGAGTTCCTGGTATTTTGGCGGGGGCTCTTTTCCAAACGCTGCGGATTTCGCCATGTTGCAGGCGGCTGACAACCCTGCCTTCGGAACGCTTACCCTGGGCAGTATCACCGGTTATTTGGGGTATCAGACCCTCAGTCTGCTCCCCAATCATGCAATTTCGCTCGGGTATCCCGGTACCTTCGACAGCGGCTTGCTGATGCATCAAGTGACCTCCGGTAGTTACCGTACCAATGTTCCCAACAGCGTCGAGTACGGATCGGACATGACCGGTGGTTCGAGCGGCGGCCCCTGGATTCAAAATTTTGGATTTTCCTCTTCTGGGCAATTCGGCGGTCTCAATGCCGGTCGCAACCGCGTGATTGGTGTTACCTCCTATGGATATGTCGATCCAACCATCCTTCTGCAGGGAAGTTCTGTCCCTGACTCGCAATTTCTTGATTTGCTCAATAACGTCTGCCTGAACCGGCCTGGCAACTGTTAG
- a CDS encoding aldo/keto reductase encodes MQYTRLGNTGLIVSRLAFGAMTFGSGEGAFASVYKVDQAGADRLVAQALDAGINFFNTADAYAGGQSEIMLGKALGNRRQDVAIATKVGMRTGEALVHSGLSRRHIIASAEGSLRRLGTDYIDVYLVHRIDPYTPLEETLEALDSLVRQGKVRYVGYSNWPAWLAAKAVGLQREHGWERFRANEMYYSLVGRDLEHEVVPFALDAGVGITVWSPLAGGFLSGKYTREDPEGGGGRLTGFDFLPFDRERGYAVVDKLREIAAVHGATPAQVALAWLLSRPYVASILVGASRASQLADNLGAADLALTTEEIYGLDASTEPVATYPNWFNAKVYDGAVQDALGSGHT; translated from the coding sequence GTGCAGTACACACGCTTGGGGAATACAGGGCTGATCGTTTCCAGGCTCGCCTTTGGGGCGATGACCTTCGGTTCGGGCGAAGGGGCTTTTGCCTCAGTCTACAAGGTGGACCAGGCCGGGGCGGATCGGCTGGTCGCCCAGGCCCTTGACGCCGGGATCAATTTTTTCAACACCGCCGACGCCTACGCGGGCGGCCAGTCTGAAATCATGCTGGGCAAGGCCCTGGGCAACCGCAGGCAGGATGTGGCCATCGCCACCAAAGTCGGCATGCGCACGGGCGAGGCGCTGGTCCACTCGGGCCTCTCGCGCCGGCACATCATCGCTTCCGCCGAGGGCAGCCTCCGGCGGTTGGGTACCGACTATATCGACGTCTATCTCGTGCACCGCATCGACCCGTACACGCCTTTAGAAGAGACCCTCGAAGCGCTGGATTCTCTGGTACGCCAGGGCAAGGTGCGCTATGTGGGTTACTCCAACTGGCCGGCGTGGCTTGCGGCAAAGGCGGTCGGCCTGCAGCGCGAGCACGGCTGGGAGCGCTTTCGGGCCAACGAGATGTACTACTCGCTGGTCGGGCGCGATCTGGAGCACGAGGTAGTGCCCTTCGCCCTGGATGCCGGGGTGGGGATTACCGTCTGGAGTCCTCTGGCGGGCGGCTTCTTGAGCGGCAAGTATACCCGCGAGGACCCGGAAGGTGGTGGCGGGCGGCTCACCGGCTTCGACTTTCTGCCTTTCGACCGCGAGCGTGGCTACGCCGTGGTTGACAAACTCCGAGAAATCGCGGCGGTGCACGGCGCTACCCCTGCGCAGGTAGCACTCGCCTGGTTGCTGTCGCGCCCGTATGTCGCCTCGATCTTGGTGGGAGCCAGCCGCGCAAGCCAACTTGCCGACAACCTGGGTGCCGCCGATCTGGCGCTTACTACTGAAGAGATCTATGGCCTCGACGCGTCGACCGAACCTGTGGCCACTTACCCAAACTGGTTCAACGCCAAAGTTTACGACGGCGCAGTGCAGGACGCCCTTGGATCCGGTCATACCTGA
- a CDS encoding universal stress protein, translated as MKFLVAIDGSETGLSALAKALELAKPTGASLLLLTVAEQANATFWPGMLPTGEPLYQGPPLAELEQIARSVGEAALEKGAKLCEAAGVDYQTRLEFGHARDTICEVAEQEKPDILVIGSRGLGSVQRLMLGSVSDYVIHHAHCPVLVVR; from the coding sequence ATGAAATTTCTGGTTGCCATCGACGGCTCGGAGACGGGCCTGAGCGCCCTGGCCAAGGCGCTCGAACTGGCCAAACCGACCGGTGCGTCGCTGCTGTTGCTCACGGTGGCCGAGCAGGCGAACGCCACTTTTTGGCCGGGGATGCTCCCGACCGGCGAACCGCTCTACCAGGGACCGCCCCTTGCCGAACTTGAACAAATCGCCCGCTCCGTCGGCGAGGCCGCCCTCGAAAAAGGCGCCAAACTCTGCGAGGCGGCCGGAGTCGATTATCAGACCCGCCTGGAATTCGGCCACGCCCGCGACACGATCTGCGAAGTGGCCGAGCAAGAAAAACCCGACATCCTGGTCATCGGCTCGCGGGGCCTGGGTAGCGTCCAGCGCCTGATGCTGGGCAGCGTCAGCGACTACGTCATCCACCACGCCCACTGCCCGGTGTTGGTTGTGCGGTAG
- a CDS encoding glycerol-3-phosphate acyltransferase produces MLPSVLVLIAAFVLGGVPLSGWLFRLATGKDLRNLGTGNVSVAAAFLHGGRVVGIGAALVEASRGIAAVFAAQTFSSAPEWPLLALSALVAGRFWIGRAAGATNAWWGLVVFAPVVTYLVTLVGLVPWAIYRGRTGRRRAELATLVALPVAFYFQSGQLLTTGAAALLSLWLGYALLRVPDDMELTRQSSKPPSLDLDLDPGAVGPKAANLSKLKKAGLPVPGGWVLLSENTPEQLLAIAAPSPEAPWIVRSSATGEDTVANSAAGQYLSVADVTNPAGFIEATARVRASYDIPAATAYRRDRKIADGRMAVLVQPQIRGVWSGVVFTRDPVDGSEVLVVEALPGGAAAVVGGQRTPERAVIDRASGAVESSAIPHPILAALQGAALKVEGLFEGVPQDIEWTWDGERLWLLQARPVTALQPVWTRTIAAEVIPGTIRPLTWSINRPLTCGVWGEIFTIVLGKRAVGIDFGETATLLDGWAYFNATLLGDIFLRMGLPPESLDFLYRGSRFSRPPPGSVLANLPGLLRLLGRDLSLEGDFRRTDKDLLGPLMATLADENVDRLTPKQLVGRAERIQVGLRLVTYFNILAPLGLSLRRALLGVNEDWLGTEATAEVRAVRELGAMATEARSRLGNLADTGDLPQVKAALQTTPIPAQLDRFIERFGYLSEVGTDIAVPTWSEHPETIRDLFLAMVQIPRQPVERSQPRRPWDSLRSALCRPRARTRARVSEIYDQLLAYLRWTFTALERQWRSGGLLESEGDIFFLTQDEILALARGELAGEPRALVASRRAEYERQCRRRVPRVVYGMQIPEQTAEPETIAATGRLKGIAASRGRVEGVVRVLKSVSATVRLDADTVLVVPYTDAGWAPVLAQARAIVCEAGGRLSHGAIVAREYGLPAVMNVIGATALLADGQRVRVDGGAGTVEILGADPHAGEKPTA; encoded by the coding sequence ATGCTGCCGTCCGTTCTGGTGCTCATCGCTGCTTTTGTTTTGGGGGGAGTGCCCCTGAGCGGCTGGCTTTTCCGGCTCGCCACGGGTAAAGATCTGAGGAATCTGGGCACCGGCAACGTCAGCGTGGCGGCAGCCTTTTTGCACGGTGGGCGGGTGGTCGGAATTGGCGCCGCTCTCGTGGAGGCTTCGCGGGGAATCGCCGCGGTGTTCGCAGCCCAAACGTTTTCGAGCGCGCCGGAGTGGCCGCTTTTGGCCCTGAGCGCCCTGGTGGCGGGCCGCTTCTGGATCGGTCGCGCGGCGGGGGCCACCAACGCCTGGTGGGGATTGGTCGTCTTCGCCCCGGTGGTCACTTACCTGGTCACCCTGGTCGGGTTGGTGCCCTGGGCGATCTATCGCGGACGCACCGGCCGCCGCCGCGCCGAGCTTGCCACCCTGGTGGCCCTGCCGGTGGCGTTTTACTTTCAAAGCGGCCAGCTCCTCACCACCGGGGCGGCGGCCTTACTCTCGCTGTGGCTGGGATACGCGCTGTTGCGCGTGCCCGACGACATGGAGCTTACCCGGCAATCCAGCAAGCCGCCGAGCCTCGATCTCGACCTCGATCCCGGCGCAGTGGGACCGAAGGCCGCCAACCTCAGCAAGCTCAAAAAAGCCGGATTGCCGGTGCCCGGCGGCTGGGTGTTGCTGAGCGAAAATACCCCCGAGCAGTTGCTCGCTATCGCTGCTCCTAGTCCCGAAGCACCCTGGATCGTGCGCTCCTCGGCCACCGGCGAAGACACCGTCGCCAATTCCGCGGCGGGCCAGTACCTGAGCGTGGCGGATGTGACCAACCCGGCCGGGTTCATCGAAGCGACAGCCCGGGTGCGGGCGAGCTACGACATCCCTGCCGCCACGGCCTACCGCCGTGACCGGAAGATTGCCGACGGCCGCATGGCGGTGCTGGTGCAGCCGCAGATCCGGGGAGTCTGGTCAGGAGTGGTCTTCACCCGCGATCCAGTGGACGGTAGCGAAGTGCTGGTCGTCGAAGCGCTTCCCGGCGGGGCGGCGGCGGTGGTGGGCGGTCAGCGCACCCCCGAGCGGGCCGTGATCGACCGGGCGAGCGGTGCTGTCGAATCGAGCGCCATCCCCCACCCGATCCTCGCAGCGCTCCAGGGGGCGGCCCTGAAGGTGGAAGGACTATTCGAGGGGGTTCCCCAGGACATCGAGTGGACCTGGGACGGCGAGCGCCTGTGGCTGTTGCAGGCGCGGCCGGTCACCGCTCTGCAGCCGGTCTGGACCCGCACGATCGCAGCGGAGGTGATCCCCGGCACCATCCGGCCCCTCACCTGGTCGATCAACCGGCCCCTCACCTGCGGCGTCTGGGGCGAAATTTTCACGATCGTGCTGGGCAAGCGGGCGGTAGGCATCGACTTTGGCGAGACGGCGACGCTGTTGGACGGCTGGGCTTACTTCAACGCGACGCTGCTCGGGGATATTTTCTTGCGCATGGGCCTGCCCCCGGAGAGCCTCGATTTTCTCTACCGCGGCAGCCGCTTCTCCCGCCCGCCGCCGGGCAGCGTTCTTGCCAACCTGCCGGGGCTGTTGCGCCTATTGGGCCGGGATCTGAGCCTGGAGGGCGACTTTCGCCGCACCGACAAAGATTTGCTCGGGCCGCTCATGGCGACCCTGGCGGACGAAAACGTCGATCGCCTCACTCCAAAACAACTGGTCGGCCGGGCCGAGCGCATCCAGGTGGGACTCAGGCTGGTCACTTACTTCAACATCCTGGCACCTTTGGGACTATCGCTGCGGCGCGCGCTTCTGGGGGTGAACGAGGACTGGCTGGGGACGGAGGCGACCGCCGAGGTGCGCGCCGTCAGAGAACTGGGGGCTATGGCCACAGAAGCGCGATCCCGGCTCGGCAACTTGGCCGATACGGGCGATCTCCCCCAGGTGAAAGCGGCCCTGCAAACCACCCCGATCCCCGCCCAACTCGACAGATTTATCGAACGCTTCGGTTACCTGAGCGAGGTGGGCACCGACATCGCCGTGCCCACCTGGAGCGAGCATCCCGAGACGATCCGCGATCTGTTCCTCGCCATGGTCCAGATTCCCCGGCAGCCGGTCGAACGCTCGCAGCCCCGGCGGCCCTGGGACTCTCTGCGCAGCGCCCTGTGCCGCCCGCGCGCCCGCACCCGCGCCCGCGTGTCGGAGATCTACGACCAGCTTCTGGCGTACCTGCGCTGGACTTTTACGGCCCTGGAGCGGCAGTGGCGCTCCGGCGGGCTTTTGGAATCCGAGGGCGACATTTTCTTTTTGACCCAGGACGAAATCTTGGCCCTGGCGCGGGGCGAATTGGCGGGTGAGCCGCGTGCCCTGGTGGCCTCGCGGCGGGCCGAATACGAGCGTCAGTGCCGCCGCCGGGTGCCCCGGGTGGTCTACGGTATGCAAATTCCCGAGCAGACGGCCGAACCCGAGACCATAGCCGCCACCGGACGCCTCAAAGGGATCGCCGCCAGCCGCGGCCGGGTCGAAGGGGTGGTGCGGGTGCTCAAATCGGTGAGCGCCACGGTGCGCCTCGATGCCGACACGGTGCTGGTGGTGCCCTACACCGACGCCGGTTGGGCACCGGTGCTCGCCCAGGCCCGCGCCATCGTCTGCGAGGCGGGCGGCAGGCTCTCCCACGGCGCCATCGTCGCCCGCGAGTACGGCCTGCCCGCGGTGATGAACGTCATCGGAGCGACAGCACTGCTCGCCGACGGCCAGCGGGTGCGCGTCGACGGCGGTGCGGGCACCGTCGAAATCCTTGGCGCGGATCCTCACGCGGGGGAAAAACCTACAGCTTGA